The DNA sequence AAAGCTGGGTGTTGATACTCGCAAAATAAAGAAGACCAACTGCGGAAACAAGGAAAATTCCTACCGGGAAAGCAACGTGGGTTCGCGTAAGTTTGTTGAGCCAGGGACGCTCAAATAAATCAGGAGATTTCTCTTTTGAGATGTTGGGGGTAGATGACATTTTGCTAATAAATTTTGGTGGTTACACGGATAAATTTTAGCTGAGAAGGCATTTCTGCTGTCATTTTATTTGTACATAATGCCCTACGAACGAGAACATTTTCAAAGGCTGGAAAAGTTCATATTTTTACAAATTTTAGTCGAATAAATAAGCTGAATTGACCATTTATGCAGTGGCCGTTTTTCATGATGAAAACAGCAATGGGGAAATCGACAGGAATTTTGCGGGTATGCAGAAAGCGTCAGTGGGAGCTTCTAACATGACGGGATTTGGTCGGCCACCTTCGCCAAATGTATGTTTACCAAGGGGACGACGCAAAAAGTCGTTGATCTCCAGTTTATAAACTAATCCTCATTTCAAAGTCGGAAGTGGGGTATGAAAAGTCGGAGGTATTTGATACCTCTAGCAGCACAACTCTACAAGTTGGCGATGAGTTCAAGATTGATCTTAAGGTACCGGTGAAAAAGAGCAAAGGCGTAAAAAAAAAATGGATAGGACGACCGCCCTATCCATTTTTTTTTGATTAAGCATCCTGCTTCTTAGGTGCAGTTGACGCTTTTTTATTCTTTGGTCTTGAATTACCAAAAGAACCGCGCCAACGTTTACCTTTCGTGGATTTCTTATCTCCTTTTCCCATGGTTAACGAATTAAAGTTTGGTTATTAATGACCCTTCTTGATGGAGGAATATTGCAACATT is a window from the Lewinella sp. LCG006 genome containing:
- a CDS encoding 30S ribosomal protein THX, with the protein product MGKGDKKSTKGKRWRGSFGNSRPKNKKASTAPKKQDA
- a CDS encoding DUF2141 domain-containing protein yields the protein MAVFHDENSNGEIDRNFAGMQKASVGASNMTGFGRPPSPNVCLPRGRRKKSLISSL